Genomic DNA from Flavobacterium sp. N502540:
TTTAAATACCAATACGTTTACAGTCTATTTTAAAAAAGACAATTCATTGGAGCCTAAAGTCCTGAAAAAAGCAGTTGAAAAAGCCGGTTTTTTTGTTGGGTCACTAGTTTTAACAGCAAAGTTTCATGTAGATAAAATTGAGGACAATACCACTCTGAAAATCGATGATGCCACCTATACTTTTATCGATATTAAAAAGCCTGTAGCACATGCCGAAGGGAAGTACAGGGTTTTAGACAAAGGTTTTGTAACGCAGAAAGAGTATAAAAAACTACTTAAATCGTATTCAAAATATCCTGATTACGCGACTGAAAATGAGAATGATTACTATTTAAAAGCCCTTTAAAAATGAGATATTTATCCCTAATCTTCTTATTTCTGGTTTCTTATCAAATTGAAGCACAAGAATTATTTGTAGTAACCGAACCTGCCAGTAATGCTCCGGCGGGTTCTATTGGAGTTCGTGTTGGACAATCCTTAATGGAAAAGAAACTCGAAAGCGGTTCCATGTACAATTTAACCCCGGAAGTTACCTGGGGCATCAATAAAAACCTGATGGTTCGTACCTCAGCTTTTTTAAGCAATCAGGACAATGGACTGGGCCTTAAAGGTGGTGGATTTTATGCCAA
This window encodes:
- a CDS encoding heavy-metal-associated domain-containing protein, which produces MKTLNIKFIALTLILLLTGVNSYSQITKAEIIATGLTCSMCSNAINKQLKAFTEVDSISTDLNTNTFTVYFKKDNSLEPKVLKKAVEKAGFFVGSLVLTAKFHVDKIEDNTTLKIDDATYTFIDIKKPVAHAEGKYRVLDKGFVTQKEYKKLLKSYSKYPDYATENENDYYLKAL